A DNA window from Micromonospora sp. NBC_01739 contains the following coding sequences:
- the cas2e gene encoding type I-E CRISPR-associated endoribonuclease Cas2e, translating to MASMVVLATTAVPDHLRGALSRWMIEVTPGMFVGTLSAKVRDELWNAASAVVGDGAAVLIHPDDTEQGFSLRTAGERRRRPVDFDGLALVAMSPLEPAGPDTPTTERIWPEGW from the coding sequence ATGGCATCGATGGTCGTCCTCGCCACCACCGCCGTACCCGACCACCTGCGGGGAGCCCTCAGTCGCTGGATGATCGAGGTCACTCCCGGCATGTTCGTCGGCACCCTCTCTGCCAAGGTCCGCGACGAACTGTGGAACGCAGCAAGCGCCGTCGTCGGCGACGGTGCCGCTGTCCTCATTCACCCCGACGACACTGAGCAGGGCTTCTCCCTACGCACCGCCGGAGAACGCAGGCGCCGCCCGGTCGACTTCGACGGTCTCGCCCTCGTCGCCATGAGCCCACTGGAACCCGCCGGGCCAGACACCCCCACCACTGAGAGAATCTGGCCAGAGGGCTGGTAA
- the cas1e gene encoding type I-E CRISPR-associated endonuclease Cas1e, producing MTADARRRLAAPTLAMLPRVADSLSFLYADIVRIVQDDTGVLAQVDTPKGVERVYLPTAAISCLLLGPGTSITHRAMSTLARHGTTVVCVGSGAVRCYAGITPTSLTTNWLEKQARCWADDDKRLQVAVRMYERRFGETVPDGTTLAQLRGMEGQRMKALYRLMAQKYRTGKFRRNYDPNSWDTQDPVNLALSSASACLYGVVHAVILALGCSPALGFVHNGTQHAFVYDVADLYKAKITVPLAFSMSTSAQPERDVRRKLREEFRLLKLMPGIVTDIQHLFDPDSTPKQRQPAAEITSLWDPEMGAVPSGVNYGSDSWD from the coding sequence ATGACTGCCGACGCACGACGGCGGCTCGCCGCCCCGACCCTGGCCATGCTGCCCCGAGTCGCGGACTCGCTCAGCTTCCTCTACGCCGACATCGTCCGCATCGTCCAGGACGACACCGGCGTCCTCGCCCAGGTCGACACGCCTAAAGGGGTCGAACGCGTCTACCTACCCACCGCCGCCATCAGCTGTCTCCTCCTCGGGCCCGGCACCTCGATCACCCACCGGGCCATGTCGACCCTCGCCCGACACGGCACCACCGTCGTCTGCGTCGGCTCCGGCGCCGTACGTTGCTACGCCGGCATCACCCCGACTTCCCTGACCACCAACTGGCTGGAGAAGCAGGCCCGCTGCTGGGCCGACGACGACAAGCGGCTCCAGGTGGCGGTACGCATGTACGAGCGCCGCTTCGGCGAGACCGTCCCCGACGGCACCACGCTGGCCCAACTTCGCGGCATGGAAGGCCAGCGGATGAAGGCCCTCTACCGGCTCATGGCACAGAAGTACCGCACCGGCAAATTCCGCCGCAACTACGACCCGAATTCCTGGGACACCCAGGACCCGGTCAATCTGGCGCTGTCATCAGCCAGCGCGTGCCTGTACGGGGTGGTTCACGCGGTGATCCTCGCCCTGGGCTGTTCACCGGCACTCGGCTTCGTGCACAACGGAACCCAACACGCCTTCGTCTACGACGTCGCCGATCTCTACAAGGCGAAGATCACGGTGCCCCTAGCCTTCTCCATGAGCACCTCAGCCCAACCCGAACGTGACGTACGGCGCAAGCTGCGCGAAGAATTCCGCCTACTGAAGCTGATGCCCGGCATTGTCACGGACATCCAACACCTGTTCGATCCGGACAGCACCCCGAAACAGCGCCAGCCCGCAGCCGAGATCACCTCCCTCTGGGACCCCGAAATGGGTGCCGTGCCATCCGGCGTCAACTACGGCTCAGACTCCTGGGACTGA